The Pseudalkalibacillus hwajinpoensis nucleotide sequence GAGCGAAGAAGTGAGAAGCGTTACGGTAACGGGAAAAACGATTGAAGACGCCATTCAAAATGCGCTGAATCAAATCGGGACTGTTCAAGAGAATGTTAATATTGAAGTGTTAGAAGAGCCTAAAAAAGGATTTTTAGGTTTTGGAGGAAGGCCCGCCCGCATCAAAGTAAGCGAGAAACCTGACATCATAGAGCAAACAAGGGCTTTTTTAGAAAAAGTCATTAGCAATATGGGAGTAGAAGCCAGTATAGAAGGTAGAAGAGAGGATCGCGATCTTTATTTTACTCTATCTGGTGAAAAAATTGCGATATTGATAGGGAAACGCGGCCAAACTCTTAATTCTTTGCAATATTTGACAAATCTTGCCGCGAATCGATTTTCTGACCGATTTGTCCGGGTAGTACTCGATGCTGAGAACTACCGTGAAAGACGTGAAGAGACGCTAAGAAAGTTAGCCGATCGTCTTGCAGACAAAGCGATGGTTACGAAAAAGGATATACAGCTAGAACCGATGCCGTCGTTAGAACGTAAGGTAATTCACCTTTATTTGAAAGAAAAGAAGGGGATTTCCACTCACTCAGATGGAAAAGATCCACATCGCCGTGTGGTTATTGTTCCACGTAATAAATGATATGAAACCTTCGGGCACTTTGCCCGAAGGTTTTTTTGAGGAAAGATTGGGTTTTCTTTACTAGAAAGCTCTATTCTTTTCACCCTTCTTAGGCTGTTTGTAGGGAAAGCAAACTTATTTCTTTTTTTATTAAAATGGGTTACACTAAAAGGTATTGTGGATTAGTCTGTGGCTTTAAGATGTGAAGTTATCCACTGTGGATAATTGGTTAAACTAATACTAGCTTATATCATATAGAAAACGTAAATAAATAGAATAAAGAAGTGTGATTAGAGAGGTGAATAACTTTGGAATATGAAACGATTGCTGCGATATCGACTCCAATGGGAGAAGGGGCGATTGCGATTGTCCGACTTAGTGGTTCAGAGGCGGTTGCGATAGCTGATCGGCTATATAAGGGCAAACAGGCGTTAGAATCCGTTGATTCTCATACGATTCATTATGGTCATTTGATTGATCCTGATACTGAGCAGGTTGCAGAAGAAGTGATGGTTTCAATTATGAAAGGGCCCCGGACATTTACGAGAGAGGATATTGTCGAAATCAACTGTCACGGTGGACTGGTATCTGTAAACCGTGTGCTTGAGTTGGTTTTGCGTAGTGGTGCACGCCTTGCAGAGCCAGGTGAATTCACTAAAAGAGCTTTCTTGAATGGTCGAATTGACTTGTCGCAAGCAGAGGCTGTTATTGATTTGATTCGAGCAAAAACGGATCGAGCAATGAATGTTGCGTTAAATCAAATGGAGGGTCGCTTATCGACGCTGATTGCTACCTTGAGACAGCAACTCCTTGAGACAGTTGCTCATGTTGAAGTGAACATTGACTACCCTGAATATGATGCAGAAGAAATGACGCAAGATCTTTTAACCACGCAATTAAAGCAGGTGGCTAAGGAAATTGAAGGTATTCTAATTACAGCACGACAGGGAAAAATTTTGCGTGAAGGTTTATCTACTGTTATCGTGGGACGGCCAAACGTTGGTAAATCATCCTTGTTGAATAGTCTGGTACACGAAAACAAGGCAATTGTGACAGACGTTCCTGGTACGACCCGAGATGTTATTGAGGAATATGTTAATGTAAGAGGCGTGCCTTTAAGATTAGTGGATACAGCGGGAATTCGAGAAACGGAAGATCTCGTTGAGCGAATAGGTGTTGAACGTTCACGTGAACGCTTGAAACAAGCTGATCTCATCTTGCTTGTGCTTAATTATAATGATGAGTTGACGCATGAAGATGAGAAATTGTTCGAAGCGGTAAAAGGCATGGATGTTATTGTTATCGTGAATAAAACAGATCTAGATGAGAAACTAGATTTAACTAAGGTAAAAGAATTAGCAGAAGAGCATCCAATGATTACAACTTCATTAAAACATGAACAAGGCGTTGATGAGCTTGAACAATCCATTTCTGAACTGTTCTTTGCAGGTGAAGTAGAGTCACAGGATTTAACATATGTATCTAATTCACGTCATATTGCTTTGTTAGAACAATCGCGAAGAACGCTTGATGATGCGTTAGGCGCTGTTGAAGCAGGAATGCCGGTTGATATGGTACAAATTGATATTACTCGAACGTGGGAAATTCTTGGAGAGATTATTGGTGATACGGTATCTGAGAGTTTGATCGATCAGTTATTTTCACAGTTTTGTCTTGGGAAATAAGATGATAAAAGGAGGAATACGGCAATGGGTTATAAAGCCGATTCTTATGATGTTATAGTCGTCGGAGCAGGTCATGCCGGTGTGGAAGCGGGACTCGCTTCAGCAAGAATGGGTGCGAAAACACTCATGCTTACACTTAACTTAGACTCTGTCGCTTTTATGCCATGTAACCCAAGTGTAGGAGGTCCTGCAAAGGGAATTGTTGTGCGGGAAATTGATGCACTTGGTGGAGAAATGGGACGAAATATAGATAAAACGCATATTCAAATGCGTATGTTAAATACAGGTAAGGGGCCTGCTGTACGTGCACTGCGTGCACAGGCTGATAAAGTACTGTACCAAAGTGAAATGAAAAGAACCATTGAAGAACAGGATAACCTTACGCTCTTACAGGGCATGGTTGAGAAGCTAATCGTTGAGGATGGCGTCTGCAAAGGAGTTATTACGAAAACGGGTGCAGAGTTCGAGGCGAAATCTGTTGTGCTAACAACTGGTACGTTCATGCGCGGTCGCGTTATTATTGGAGATCTT carries:
- the jag gene encoding RNA-binding cell elongation regulator Jag/EloR — translated: MRSVTVTGKTIEDAIQNALNQIGTVQENVNIEVLEEPKKGFLGFGGRPARIKVSEKPDIIEQTRAFLEKVISNMGVEASIEGRREDRDLYFTLSGEKIAILIGKRGQTLNSLQYLTNLAANRFSDRFVRVVLDAENYRERREETLRKLADRLADKAMVTKKDIQLEPMPSLERKVIHLYLKEKKGISTHSDGKDPHRRVVIVPRNK
- the mnmE gene encoding tRNA uridine-5-carboxymethylaminomethyl(34) synthesis GTPase MnmE; its protein translation is MEYETIAAISTPMGEGAIAIVRLSGSEAVAIADRLYKGKQALESVDSHTIHYGHLIDPDTEQVAEEVMVSIMKGPRTFTREDIVEINCHGGLVSVNRVLELVLRSGARLAEPGEFTKRAFLNGRIDLSQAEAVIDLIRAKTDRAMNVALNQMEGRLSTLIATLRQQLLETVAHVEVNIDYPEYDAEEMTQDLLTTQLKQVAKEIEGILITARQGKILREGLSTVIVGRPNVGKSSLLNSLVHENKAIVTDVPGTTRDVIEEYVNVRGVPLRLVDTAGIRETEDLVERIGVERSRERLKQADLILLVLNYNDELTHEDEKLFEAVKGMDVIVIVNKTDLDEKLDLTKVKELAEEHPMITTSLKHEQGVDELEQSISELFFAGEVESQDLTYVSNSRHIALLEQSRRTLDDALGAVEAGMPVDMVQIDITRTWEILGEIIGDTVSESLIDQLFSQFCLGK